TTTCGAATATTTGCGAAGCGTCGCTTACATCACTAAATACCGCTTATATCAAGTGAAGCACCTGTTATCTGTTGCTATACCGCTTATATCATTTAGTTATATAGTTGCGTCGCTTATATGGTTTTTTCAAACGTGTCCCTTATATCATGTTGCTTTTTGCGTCGCTTACATCATTTTTTAAACGTGTCACTTATATCATATTGCTGTTTGTGTCgcttacataatttttttaaacgtgtCACTTATCTCACATTTGCTTTTGCGTCGCTTATATCGTTTTTTAAACGTGTCACTTATATCATGTTGCTCTTTGCGTCGCTTACATCGTTTTTTAACGTGTCACTTATCTCACATTTGCTTTTTGTGTCGCTTATATCGTTTTTTAACGTGTCACTTATCTCACATTTGCTTTTGCGTCGCTTACATAGTTTTTTAACGTGTCACTTATATAATGTTGCTTTTTGCGTCGCTTACATCGTTTTTTAACGTGTCACTTATATCACATTTGCTTTTGCGTCGCTTATATCGTTTTTTAAACGTGTCACTTGCCACATGTTGCTGTTTGCGTCGCTTACATAGTTTTTTTAACGTGTCACTCATATCATGTTGCTTTTTGCGTCGCTTACATCGTTTTTTAACGCGTCACTTATCTCACATTTGCTTTTGCGTCGCTTATATCGTTTTTTAAACGTGTCACTTATATCATGTTGCTTTTTGCGTTGCTTATATCGTTTTTTTACGTATCACTTATATCAAGTTGTTCTTTGTGTCGCTTATATCATTGTTGAAATGTGTCACTTATTTCAAGTTGTCTTTTGCGTCGCTTTTATCGTTTTTTAAACGTGTCACTTATTTCACGTTTAAGATTACGTCgcttatttgaattttatgtgTCGTTTATATCATTTAGCGACATGTAACTATCTTATAAGCTACTGTTTAACGTTGCGTCACTTATATTGTTTGATATAAGTGTTGTAGCGATCCGTATTTATCAACCAAGCTTCGGTTTTGGAGTAGTTTTTTCCCGCGTCACTTATAACTTTGTAAAGTCGATCGTCGTTTTTGTTGTCGCTTATATCATTCGACGGTCTGTCGCTTATATCGGCGAGCGTGGATGCCTGTAGAAGGGTGGGAGGAGGGTTAAAAATACTAACGCTTATaacaaaatatctatttattatataaaatatcctTAAATCAATTGGGGTTATTGAGGAATTCAATATTTGGAACGAATTGgaagaattttgtatttttttttttttttttaataaccctAATCGAGATATTTAGTTAATACTGAACAATATAAATTCTATAAACTCcgaaataaaaacgaaaacatTCTCAAAATGGCAAGGAAAAATCGTGCAGATCGATGATTTTACCATCaacctaaaattaaaattggtGGATGTTATTAAGAGTTTGCGCAGTCAGACACAATTGTAGATGATCGAATTTGTGGGAAACGAACAATTTCAGTTtcttggaatgaaaaaaaatttgtggattttcattcaaatttgcgcattaattggacaaaaatatattaataatcacATAACGATTTTGAAAACTCTGATTTCTTGAACTAAACTCATTTATAGGAGCAAAAAACAGTTTCGATTAAGACTTGcgcattatttgaataaaaaaaatcattaatttgcGCAATAATTggacaaaaagttattaacaaacCGAATTTTGTGGCTTAAAGTTATTTGTAAGAGTAAAAATACGCAATTTCGGGTAAAATTTGCGAATTAACGGATTAAATTTGCGCATTAATTGGacaaaatatcattaatttgCAGAATTAATTGGGCAAAAAGTTAATAACAAACCGATTTTTCAACTCATTTCTTTTATACTAGATAAAAACACAGTTTCGGTTAAAACTTGCGCATTAATTGGACGAAATAACATTAATATGCGCATTAATTGGACGAAATAACATTAATATGCGCATTAATTggacaaaaagttattaacaaacCGAATTTTGTGGCTTAAAGTTATTTGTAAGAGCAAAAATACAGTTTCGAATAAAATTTGCGCATTAATTGGACACAATATCATTAATTTGCGGTTTAATTGGACAAGCAGATATTAACAAACCAAATTTTTCAACACAACTCGTTTATACGAGATAAAAACACAGTTTCGGTTAAAATTTGCGCATTAATTGGACAAAAAGGTATAAACGACCGAATTTTGTGGCTTGAGGTCATTTGTAAGAGCAAAAATACATAGTTTGGGATAAAATTTGAGCATCAATTggacaaaaagttattaacaaacTGAATTTTTCAACTCAACTCGTTTATAAGAGATAAAACCCCGTTTCGGTTAAAACTTGCGAATTAATTGGACGAAATAACATTAATTTGCGCATTAATTGGACAAAAAGGTATAAACGACCGAATTTTGTGGCTTGAGGTCATTTGTAAGAGCAAAAATACACAGTTTAGGATAAAATTTTCGCATTAATTggacaaaaagttattaacaaacTGAATTTTTCAACTCAACTCGTTTATAATagataataacattaatttgcGTATTAATtggacaaaaaattattgacaacTGGATTTTTTGGCTTAAAATCATCTGTAAGAGCAAAAATACAcagtttcttgtgaaatttgCGCATTAATTGGacaaaatatcattaatttgCGCATTAATTGGacaaaaagttatcaaaaaCCGGATTTTTTGGCTTTGTAAGTCATTTGTAAGtggaaaaaaacaaagtttcgaTTATAATTTGCGAATTAATTGTACAACCTAACCACTAACCTTCGGATCATCGATTCCACTATCAAACGGCGGTAACGTCGACAGTTTCAATTCTAGTAATCGGCTCGACGACTTTAACGTTCAAATTTTTATCCGGTTCATCGGGATCCAATTTCAAATCTTGAATAATTTCGATGACGTCGTTAATGGCATCCGAAACGTCCTCGTCCTTTTTGCGATCCTTTTTAACGTAATGCAAATAACAAACGCCCCTCTTGCCCTTCCAAGTTATGCATCTAGGTTTGATGTTTCTCTCTTTTAGAGCCTTCACGAAATCCCTCGTCCTATAAAAAGGGTTTTAATTGAATAAGGGTTGCTGGGGGGAGGGGGAGATGGAGGTTGAGTGggggtatatatatatatatatatatatatatatatatatatatatatatatatatatataattccgCCGCCTGTTtacctcatttttttatttatattcgtCACTTTCAACGAATAATCGATACGgaaatttcttcttctcttttcgTTGCGTTTCGAACGATCCGTTTCGTCGGTGCGATAAGATTCTTCGGTACGCGGAGTATCGTCTTCTCCTTTATTCCTTTTCGCGCCGCTTCccctcctcttcttcttttggTTTTCCTTGTCGTTTTGGTCGATGCGGTTCGCGTCCGGATCCTCGACGGggtttttcgtttcttttttcGAGTAACGCCTCCAATAGAAAGGTCGATGAccttttccattttctttagACAGCGTCGTATCTCGATTTTGGGATTTTTTGTGTTCGGCGTACaatatttgtaacaattttcgACTTTTCACTTGACCCACATTCAATTCGTTCCAAAAAATACCGGGGGGTTTCGGTAATTTATTTTCGACGATTATTGTACGAGTCGGGGTTATGATGACGTCGACGGGCGTGTCGTATTTTTCGAACAAGTCTCGAGGTAGCGAATCGAACACCTAAATCAAAAGACAAACTTTAGAGGCGCGCTTGTACAAGATCGACATAATTTTACGTAAGGGACACACTGTATAGACTGCCGAGATCGTAATTCGTCGCCAAAGACATTCTGTATAGTACCGAATACGATAATTCGTAAAAAATCGTAATTCACATAATGGGACATACTGTATAATGTCGAATGAAAAATCTTAACTGTCAAGACCGTAACTCGTCATAAAGGACATTCCGTATAATACAAAGTGTACTTTTTAATATAGAATCGTAATTCGACTCGAGGACATACTGTATagtatcaaatgaaaaatttcctgGTCCAAAAGACTGCCGAGATCGTAATTCGTCGCCAAGAACATTCTGTATAGTACCGAATACGTTAATTCGTAAAAAATCGTAATTCAACTAATGGGACATACTGTATAATGTCGAATGGAAAATCTCAACTGTCAAGACCGTAACTCGTCATAAAGGACATTCCGTATAATACAAAGTGTACTTTTTAATATAGAATCGTAATTCGACTCGAGGACATACTGTATagtatcaaatgaaaaatttcctgGTCCAAAAGACTGCCGAGATCGTAATTCGTCGCCAAGGACATTCTGTATAGTACCGAATACGTTAATTCGTAAAAAATCCTAATTCAACTAATGGGACATACTGTATAATGTCGAATGGAAAATCTCAACTGTCAAGACCGTAACTCGTCATAAAGGACATTCCGTATAATACAAAGTGTACTTTTTAATATAGAATCGTAATTCGACTCGAAGACATACTGTATagtatcaaatgaaaaatttcctgGTCCAAAAGACTGCCGAGATCGTAATTCGTCGCCAAGGACATTCTGTATAGTACCGAATACGTTAATTCGTAAAAAATCCTAATTCAACTAATGGGACATACTGTATAATGTCGAATGGAAAATCTCAACTGTCAAGACCGTAACTCGTCATAAAGGACATTCCGTATAATACAAAGTGTACTTTTTAATATAGAATCGTAATTCGACTCGAGGACATACTGTATagtatcaaatgaaaaatttcctgGTCCAAAAGACTGCCGAGATCGTAATTCGTCGCCAAGAACATTCTGTATAGTACCGAATACGTTAATTCGTAAAAAATCGTAATTCAACTAATGGGACATACTGTATAATGTCAAATGAAAAATCTCAACTGTCAAGACCGTAACTTGTCATAAAAGACAATCTATATAGTACAAAgtgtacttttt
This DNA window, taken from Diorhabda sublineata isolate icDioSubl1.1 chromosome 4, icDioSubl1.1, whole genome shotgun sequence, encodes the following:
- the LOC130442804 gene encoding methenyltetrahydrofolate synthase domain-containing protein — translated: MKPNNSGSNMDKQVSRNEEIIPPVLADEETKLTIRKKVWECFSNHRLITFPKPHGRIPNFIGIEDTTMNLTKLPEFIGAKSVAVFIDKALTSARELVLENSKDLYVPFPRFQRCLMKKIVVNESDDFKTLVSRGDIHRGENVGISDGVTVDMLIVGSVAVSKEGYRIGRGRGFEDLEYGLFKEYKAVNDDTVIVTIVHDLQVFDSLPRDLFEKYDTPVDVIITPTRTIIVENKLPKPPGIFWNELNVGQVKSRKLLQILYAEHKKSQNRDTTLSKENGKGHRPFYWRRYSKKETKNPVEDPDANRIDQNDKENQKKKRRGSGAKRNKGEDDTPRTEESYRTDETDRSKRNEKRRRNFRIDYSLKVTNINKKMRTRDFVKALKERNIKPRCITWKGKRGVCYLHYVKKDRKKDEDVSDAINDVIEIIQDLKLDPDEPDKNLNVKVVEPITRIETVDVTAV